The following proteins are encoded in a genomic region of Cryptococcus gattii WM276 chromosome I, complete sequence:
- a CDS encoding Peroxisome biosynthesis protein PAS1 (Peroxin-1), putative (Similar to TIGR gene model, INSD accession AAW43248.1) → MVRKAAVKYRSLRSNLVNLPLSLYAQLVQQQARPQSLILHLSPVLSLSSSSSSRQPKTAYLGWSGLNAAANVSQVGDGVESVEVDPEVAMSLGWSEGILVEIALIHNPVIAKSVSVTPMSPDDWEILEQHVSFLENNLLSQLRAAQKGQEIDVWVMGRTKIRIRVDDTNPSSDSQSAVIIKPDTEIYVAPRPRSSESTLSIPSSQYFPQMVKNGLLNGRNKSRQVKLRLIPPNVTSTWGIFIPPSKALLKAEDERVAVCSPTSLEKIKRKLGISDGEMFFVKVSLDQPLAVESPLPGPVVIPQEKGPKDETEMLLVSWEEVPDGCISVAGKTEEWMNVWMTIKVLESTGKREKTKPGKGRPIPDLSFSADPKKSSSPLPGLNKIFQEAVDYLRHSAFNRGSKPLLLLGAKGCGKTSLTKIIGNALERNKSILAETIYEDVGKLDPESRIATIKETMDKWIEHAKAKAPCCLILDNLDNLLSPVTELKTSSNPSILAEYFASFMSSHLFLPPGILIIATAQDASTLHPLLNTLHIFGETLKVPPLSKEVRQDILREFIDGKGETAKKGGERREKTGDGLDYVLLGGMTEGYSISDLSDLVQGATQQAVIRCIKSGETDIHLTFDDFIIAHEEFTPLNLRGVSLQTSDVKWSDIGGLKEPRQILRETLEWPTKYAQIFANCPLRLRSGLLLYGYPGCGKTLLASAVAKECGLNFISVKGPEILNKYIGASEKSVRDLFERASAAKPCVLFFDEFDSIAPKRGHDSTGVTDRVVNQLLTEMDGAQGLSGVYVLAATSRPDLIDPALLRPGRLDKSIICDMPSTSDRLEIMKAVVKKGKLELGEDVDLEMVARESEGFSGADLQALVYNAHLEVVHAAIEDEERRKEEEGRGQKSVVNEVGRGEGYRLLSQTNGPNLSVAARAELGQRIDTIVSNSQSRSLSVEEGERTMRDFVKPIIQQRHLMNALLETRPSVSQTDRRRLDLIYRSFVNDRDGKMGNGDLGRETGTRMSLM, encoded by the exons ATGGTCAGAAAAGCAGCTGTCAAGTACCGCTCTCTACGGTCAAATCTAGTCAACCTTCCCCTATCCCTCTACGCCCAGCTCGTACAGCAGCAAGCA AGACCCCAGTCCCTCATTCTCCACTTATCTCCAGTATTATCCctatcctcctcctcctcctcaagACAGCCGAAAACAGCATACTTGGGATGGTCAGGACTGAACGCAGCGGCCAATGTCTCCCAGGTTGGCGATGGAGTCGAAAGTGTCGAGGTAGATCCCGAGGTCGCCATGTCTTTAGGATGGAGCGAAGGCATTTTG GTTGAGATCGCCTTGATACATAATCCCGTGATTGCCAAGTCAGTGTCTGTAACACCGATGAGTCCTGATGACTGGGAGATCCTG GAGCAACATGTATCTTTCTTGGAGAACAACCTTTTATCCCAACTTCGAGCAGCGCAAAAGGGACAAGAAATTGACGTATGGGTGATGGGTCGAACCAAAATCAGAATACGAGTTG ATGATACCAATCCGTCAAGCGATTCTCAGTCTGCGGTTATTATCAAACCCGACACAGAAATCTACGTCGCCCCTCGGCCTCGCTCATCCGAATCCACTCTGTCCATCCCATCTTCCCAGTACTTCCCTCAAATGGTCAAGAACGGCCTTCTTAATGGGAGAAATAAATCCAGGCAGGTTAAATTACGTCTAATTCCTCCCAACGTCACATCCACATGGGGCATTTTTATACCCCCATCGAAGGCCCTTTTGAAagcagaagatgaaaggGTAGCTGTATGTTCTCCTACAAGCCTTGAAAAGATTAAGAGAAAACTCGGAATCAGTGATGGGGAAATGTTCTTTGTCAAAGTTTCTCTTGATCAGCCCCTAGCGGTAGAATCCCCCTTACCAGGTCCGGTTGTCATTCCACAAGAAAAGGGACCCAAAGATGAGACAGAGATGCTTCTTGTCTCTTGGGAAGAAGTACCGGACGGATGTATATCGGTTGCTGGAAAAACGGAAGAATGGATGAATGTATGGATGACAATCAAAGTCTTGGAAAGCACGGGTAAAAGGGAGAAGACAAAACCTGGAAAGGGAAGACCCATTCCTGACTTATCATT TTCTGCCGATCCGAAGAAGAGCTCATCACCTCTCCCAGGGCTCAACAAGATCTTCCAAGAAGCCGTCGACTATCTGCGGCATTCAGCCTTTAATCGTGGGTCGAAACCCCTGCTGCTATTGGGTGCGAAAGGCTGTGGGAAAACTAGTTTAACAAAAATAATCGGCAACGCCTTGGAGAGAAATAAATCCATTCTGGCCG AGACGATCTATGAAGATGTAGGAAAACTAGACCCAGAATCTAGGATCGCGACCATAAAGGAAACCATGGATAAATGGATTGAACATGCAAAAGCGAAAGCGCCTTGCTGCTTGATCCTCGACAATTTAGATAACCTCCTATCGCCCGTGACTGAG CTGAAAACATCATCAAACCCTTCCATCCTCGCGGAATATTTCGCTTCCTTCATGTCATCGCATCTCTTTCTCCCGCCCGGCATCCTCATAATCGCCACAGCACAAGACGCCTCCACCCTCCACCCTTTACTTAATACCCTGCACATATTCGGCGAGACGCTCAAGGTCCCTCCACTTTCTAAAGAGGTCAGGCAGGATATTCTGAGGGAGTTCATTGACGGTAAAGGGGAAACGGCAAAGAAGGGAGGGGAGAGGCGAGAGAAAACTGGGGATGGACTGGATTATGTGTTATTGGGGGGTATGACGGAGGGATACTCCATCTCTGATTTGAGTGATCTAGTTCAAGGTGCGACGCAACAGGCTGTTATACGATGTATCAAGAGTGGAGAAACAGAC ATCCATTTGACGTTTGATGATTTTATCATTGCCCATGAAGAGTTTACACCTCTCAACCTTCGAGGGGTTAGTCTTCAAACCTCTGATGTGAAGTGGAGCGATATCGGAG GCTTGAAAGAACCTCGACAAATTCTCCGGGAAACACTTGAATGGCCCACCAAATACGCGCAGATCTTTGCCAATTGTCCCTTACGTCTTCGATCGGG TCTCCTTCTATATGGTTACCCAGGATGCGGCAAAACTCTTCTCGCTTCTGCTGTGGCTAAAGAGTGCGGACTGAACTTCATCTCTGTCAAAGGTCCCGAGATTCTCAACAAGTATATCGGCGCAAGCGAGAAGAGTGTGAGGGATCTGTTCGAACGCGCAAGTGCTGCGAAGCCTTGTGTGTTGTTTTTCGACGAATTTGACTCTATCGCTCCCAAACG AGGACATGATAGTACAGGCGTTACGGACCGAGTAGTCAATCAACTCTTGACAGAGATGGACGGCGCTCAAGGTCTATCGGGAGTCTACGTCCTTGCAGCTACAAGCCGTCCAGACCTCATCGACCCCGCATTGCTCCGTCCAGGCCGACTCGATAAATCCATCATCTGCGATATGCCCTCGACCTCAGACAGACTTGAAATTATGAAGGCAGtggtgaagaagggcaaACTGGAGCTGGGAGAGGATGTAGATTTGGAAATGGTGGCAAGGGAGAGTGAAGGGTTCTCAGGAGCTGATTTACAGGCGCTGGTGTATAATGCACATTTGGAAGTTGTACATGCTGCTATcgaggatgaagaaaggaggaaagaagaggaagggagaggaCAGAAATCGGTCGTCAATGAAGtaggaagaggagaggggTATCGACTGCTTTCCCAGACGAATGGGCCGAATCTTTCAGTAGCGGCTCGTGCAGAGCTAGGTCAAAGA ATCGACACAATCGTCAGTAACAGCCAATCGCGCTCCTTATCGGTcgaagaaggggaaaggACGATGAGAGATTTTGTCAAG CCTATTATACAACAACGACATTTGATGAACGCGCTGCTTGAAACGCGACCATCTGTATCTCAAACTGATCGTCGACGACTTGACCTCAT CTATCGATCATTTGTCAACGACAGAGATGGCAAAATGGGTAATGGAGATTTGGGTAGAGAGACGGGTACGAGAATGTCCCTAATGTGA
- a CDS encoding translation elongation factor 2 (Similar to TIGR gene model, INSD accession AAW43242.1) has protein sequence MDKPTNIRNMSVIAHVDHGKSTLTDSLVSKAGIIASAKAGEMRFTDTRQDEIDRGITIKSTAISMYFPLDKEDVAEIKQKTDGNEFLINLIDSPGHVDFSSEVTAALRVTDGALVVVDCVEGVCVQTETVLRQSLGERVKPVLIINKVDRALLELQVSKEDLYQSFCRTIESVNVIISTYTDPALGDTMVYPEQGTVAFGSGLHGWAFSLRNFAGRYSKKFGVDKAKLMPKLWGDNYFNPKTKKWTKSSEAGVERAFNMFVLDPIFRLFDSIMNFKKDEIPKLLEKLEIKLTSEERDLEGKQLLKVVMRKFLPAGDSLLEMICINLPSPVTAQRYRVETLYEGPMDDESAIGIRDCDPKGPLMVYVSKMVPTSDKGRFYAFGRVFSGTVSSGPKVRIQGPNFVPGKKDDSVIKSIQRTVLMMGRSTEAIEDCPAGNIIGLVGVDQFLLKSGTLTTSETAHNMRVMKFSVSPVVQVAVECKNASDLPKLVEGLKRLSKSDPCVKTWMGDSGEIIVAGAGELHLEICLNDLENDHAGVPLRKSDPVVGYRETVTAESSMIALSKSQNKHNRLYVKAEPLGEELTRDIEEGKVAPRDDPKIRARYLADTYGWDVTEARKIWCFGPDTTGPNVFLDGSKAVQYMNEIKDSCVAAFQWATKEGGVAEEPMRGIRFNILDCTLHADAIHRGGGQIIPTARRVCYAAQLLATPAFQEPMFLVEIAVPESAQGGVYSCLNVRRGHVFSAEQRPGTPMYTLKAYLPVSESFGFNADLRAATGGQAFPQAVFDHWEEMNSNPTEVGSKANVLAVNIRTRKGLKPDVPPYDTYYDKL, from the exons ATGG ACAAGCCCACCAACATCCGAAACATGTCCGTCATCGCGCACGTTGACCACGGAAAGTCCACTCTTACCGACTCTCTTGTCTCCAAGGCCGGTATTATTGCTTCCGCCAAGGCTGGTGAGATGCGATTCACCGACACTCG TCAGGACGAGATTGATCGTGGTATCACCATCAAGTCCACTGCCATCTCCATGTACTTCCCTCTTGACAAGGAAGATGTTGCTGAGATCAAGCAGAAGACCGATG GTAACGAATTCTTGATCAACTTGATCGACTCTCCTGGTCACGTTGACTTCTCCTCTGAAGTTACCGCCGCTCTCCGTGTCACTGACGG TGCCCTTGTCGTTGTTGACTGTGTTGAGGGTGTCTGTGTCCAGACCGAGACTGTGCTCCGTCAGTCTTTGGGTGAGCGAGTTAAGCCCGTCCTTATCATCAACAAGGTCGACCGAGCTCTTCTCGAGTTGCAGGTTTCCAAAGAAGACCTTTACCAGTCTTTCTGCCGAACCATCGAGTCCGTCAACGTTATCATCTCCACCTACACCGATCCCGCTCTCGGAGACACCATGGTCTACCCCGAGCAGGGTACCGTTGCCTTCGGTTCCGGTCTCCACGGTTGGGCTTTCTCTCTCCGAAATTTCGCCGGCCGATACTCTAAGAAGTTCGGTGTTGACAAGGCTAAGCTCATGCCCAAGCTTTGGGGTGACAACTACTTCAACCCCAAGACTAAGAAGTGGACCAAGTCTTCCGAGGCTGGTGTTGAGCGTGCTTTCAACATGTTCGTTCTTGACCCCATCTTCCGTCTCTTCGACTCTATCATGAACTtcaagaaggatgagatCCCCAAGCTCCTCGAGAAGCTCGAGATCAAGCTTACCTCCGAGGAGAGGGACCTCGAGGGCAAGCAGCTCCTCAAGGTTGTTATGCGAAAGTTCCTCCCCGCTGGTGACTCTCTTCTCGAGATGATCTGTATCAACCTCCCCTCTCCCGTTACCGCTCAGCGATACCGTGTCGAGACCCTTTACGAAGGTCCCATGGACGACGAGTCCGCCATCGGTATTAGGGACTGTGACCCCAAGGGTCCTTTGATGGTCTACGTATCCAAGATGGTTCCTACTTCCGACAAGGGTCGATTCTACGCTTTCGGTCGAGTCTTCTCTGGTACCGTTTCTTCCGGCCCTAAGGTCCGAATCCAGGGTCCTAACTTCGTTCCCGGCAAGAAGGATGACTCCGTTATCAAGTCTATCCAGCGAACTGTCCTCATGATGGGTCGATCTACCGAGGCTATCGAGGACTGTCCTGCCGGTAACATTATCGGTTTGGTCGGTGTTGACCAGTTCTTGCTCAAGAGCGGTACTCTTACTACTTCCGAGACTGCCCACAACATGCGAGTCATGAAGTTCTCCGTCTCCCCCGTCGTGCAAGTCGCCGTTGAGTGTAAGAACGCCTCCGACCTTCCCAAGCTTGTCGAGGGTCTCAAGCGTCTTTCCAAGTCCGACCCTTGTGTCAAGACTTGGATGGGTGACTCTGGTGAGATCATCGTTGCTGGTGCCGGTGAGCTCCACTTGGAAATCTGTCTGAACGACCTCGAGAACGACCACGCCGGTGTTCCTCTCCGAAAGTCTGACCCCGTCGTCGGCTACCGAGAGACCGTCACTGCCGAGTCTTCCATGATCGCTCTCTCCAAGTCTCAGAACAAGCACAACCGACTCTACGTCAAGGCTGAGCCTCTTGGTGAGGAGCTTACCCGAGACATTGAGGAGGGTAAGGTCGCTCCCCGAGATGACCCCAAGATCCGTGCTCGATACCTTGCCGACACCTACGGCTGGGATGTTACCGAGGCTAGGAAGATCTGGTGTTTCGGTCCCGACACTACCGGTCCTAACGTCTTCCTTGATGGTTCTAAGGCTGTTCAGTACATGAACGAAATCAAGGACTCTTGTGTTGCTGCCTTCCAGTGGGCTACCAAGGAGGGTGGTGTTGCTGAGGAGCCTATGCGAGGTATCCGATTTAACATCCTCGACTGTACT CTTCACGCCGATGCCATCCACCGAGGTGGTGGTCAGATTATCCCCACCGCCCGACGAGTCTGCTACGCCGCCCAGCTCCTCGCCACCCCCGCCTTCCAGGAGCCCATGTTCTTGGTTGAGATTGCCGTTCCCGAGTCTGCCCAGGGTGGTGTCTAC TCTTGTCTTAACGTCCGACGAGGTCACGTCTTCTCCGCTGAGCAAAGGCCTGGTACTCCCATGTACACCCTCAAGGCTTACTTGCCTGTTTCCGAGTCCTTCGGTTTCAACGCTGATCTCCGAGCTGCTACTGGTGGTCAGGCGTTCCCTCAGGCC GTGTTCGACCACTGGGAGGAGATGAACAGTAACCCCACTGAGGTCGGAAGCAAGGCTAACG TGCTCGCCGTCAACATCCGAACTAGGAAGGGTCTCAAGCCCGATGTTCCCCCTTATGACACTTACTACGACAAGCTCTAA
- a CDS encoding phosphatidyl-N-methylethanolamine N-methyltransferase, putative (Similar to TIGR gene model, INSD accession AAW42777.1), with protein MSKLPPIPSWIPGSDLLHPTFRYTTPAIPSTVDELHKLFEPKTSLYAFVAMTAFNPVFWNFVARNEYRNKTITKVVRSPLVGCYLLAITIFSISAFRDHLFLGAVKDQPSLAILGHPAIKAAAIALFASGQTFVITSMWALGVTGTYLGDYFGILMSHRVTSFPFNVLSDPMYVGSFLTHLGTALWFQSPAGIVLAAWVWIVYAIALKFEGPFTDKIYSAKNKKTDGDSSSPVPTPTSASFPATPSRRSGRLAAKASAPNSDADSDSGSASAAPIKATPRKTARKSVARGEVATPRRVTRSRSQGLASGVSGEE; from the exons ATGTCCAAGCTTCCCCCCATTCCGTCATGGATCCCCGGATCGGACCTTCTCCATCCCACTTTCCGATACACTACACCCGCCATCCCTTCCACCGTCGATGAACTCCACAAGTTATTTGAACCCAAGACCAGCTTGTACGCCTTTGTTGCCATGACCGCCTTCAACCCTGTCTTTTGGAATTTTGTGGCGCGAAATG AATACCGTAACAAGACCATCACCAAGGTTGTGCGGTCCCCTTTGGTCGGCTGCTACCTTTTGGCAATTACCATTTTTTCCATCTCTGCTTTCAGGGACCACCT GTTCCTCGGCGCTGTGAAGGACCAACCATCCCTCGCCATCCTTGGTCACCCTGCTATCAAGGCTGCTGCTATTGCTCTCTTCGCCTCTGGTCAGACATTTGTCATCACCTCCATGTGGGCTTTGGGTGTCACCGGCACTTATCTCGGCGACTATTTTGGTATTCTTATGTCCCACCGTGTGACTTCTTTCCCGTTCAACGTCCTCTCCGACCCCATGTACGTTGGCTCCTTCCTTACCCACTTGGGAACTGCTTTGTGGTTCCAATCTCCTGCAGGTATTGTCCTTGCTGCTTGGGTCTGGATTGTCTACGCCATCGCTCTTAAGTTTGAGGG TCCCTTCACCGACAAGATCTACTCTGCcaagaacaagaagacCGACGGAGATTCCTCTTCTCCTGTACCTACCCCCACCTCTGCTTCGTTTCCTGCTACCCCCTCCCGACGATCCGGCCGACTTGCCGCCAAGGCTTCCGCACCCAACTCTGATGCGGATTCCGATAGTGGTAGTGCCAGCGCTGCACCCATCAAGGCTACTCCCAGAAAAACTGCCAGGAAGAGCGTTGCCAGGGGCGAAGTAGCTACTCCTAGACGAGTGACAAGGAGCCGCAGTCAAGGCCTTGCTAGCGGCGTCAGTGGGGAGGAGTAA
- a CDS encoding RNA helicase like protein, putative (Similar to TIGR gene model, INSD accession AAW42779.1): MSHKMISRQLLRTTHILAICSQCRQLSTAPTLLRQYIPRSERKDSSRSNKNRHGKRPFVYTPREPVQLTIDDFKPKPPPKASFLVHSMLQRLPEWATSSRAMVKFKTYGLEASLVRELSKEWLHEVKSSLSGISSEEEVRAALERGGWDPEGLLIAISEDRFMPTLESLALRQFLTFMLSSPLLSHPQQTHISSILSATDLTRLTHSTDFLPSRAIKRHFHLHIGPTNSGKTYNALKALSMANTGAYAGPLRLLAHEVWERMNLGSVGGLDGKGRECNLLTGEERRVVHPDAGLLSCTVEMLPLAGLGGAGFDVVVIDEIQMLGDGQRGGAWTKAVLGVAAKDIHLCGDETTVDLLRGMIASLGDDLTVHKYNRLTPLSVANESLKNDYTKVEDGDCIVTFSRSNIFEVKKQVESQAGKKCAVVYGALPPETRAEQARDFNDEDGASKILVASDAVGMGLNLKIRRVIFESLSKFNGKSEVPLSLMQIKQIAGRAGRFKTGNDLTKISDIATPDEAPAAGGVATTLAKDDLPILKELMTWSLPSISRAKLEIPTSGLVQLSTLLPASTTYAELLSHFSALAKPPSLTVIAAHDHKLPLAELVEPFRDRLSLGEMDLFCFAPVNTRDERAKEIFINLIEDYAEEGCVLVDNIFEGLQTNMLDILNQVHEILSTLPPMPLPGQIGSKKASIPPFIINSLPVLETLHKTLVLYIWLSFRLEVAFPDRPKAVEYKVKCEEVLEDCLERMPGLKPSKKSKGPISKKILKELEEERQRRKQEEDEKKSIEWRSGSEVKKEQSKKMWKNLAFTGEGEEVGQRLDKRLDVGNGKEQ; encoded by the exons ATGTCACACAAAATGATTTCGAGACAGCTGCTGCGGACGACTCACATCCTCGCGATCTGTTCTCAATGTCGTCAACTGTCCACCGCGCCCACACTCCTTCGCCAGTACATCCCTCGATCCGAAAGAAAAGATTCCTCTCGCTCAAATAAAAATCGACATGGCAAACGGCCCTTCGTATACACCCCCAGAGAACCCGTCCAACTCACTATAGATGACTTCAAACCCAAGCCACCACCCAAAGCGAGCTTTTTGGTTCACTCGATGCTCCAAAGACTACCTGAATGGGCGACATCTTCGCGAGCCATGGTCAAATTCAAGACATACGGTCTGGAAGCAAGCTTGGTGCGAGAACTTTCCAAAGAATGGTTACATGAAGTGAAAAGCAGCCTATCAGGGATCTCTTCCGAGGAAGAAGTCAGGGCTGCGTTagagagaggaggatgggaCCCCGAAGGTCTTTTGATCGCAATATCGGAAGATCGTTTCATGCCCACTCTGGAATCACTCGCTCTCCGCCAATTTCTCACGTTTATGCTTTCATCCCCACTCCTCAGTCATCCTCAGCAAACTCATATCTCCTCTATCCTTTCGGCCACAGATCTTACGCGGTTAACACACTCCACAGATTTTCTCCCTTCTCGAGCGATCAAGCGTCATTTTCACCTCCACATCGGCCCGACCAACTCTGGTAAAACATACAACGCCCTCAAAGCGCTCAGTATGGCAAATACTGGAGCGTATGCTGGTCCTCTCAGGCTATTAGCACATGAGGTATGGGAGAGAATGAATTTGGGTAGCGTAGGAGGTTTAGAtgggaagggaagggaaTGTAATTTGTTGACTGGTGAAGAGCGCAGAGTGGTTCATCCTGATGCGGGACTTTTGAGCTGTACGGTTGAGATGTTACCGTTGGCTGGGCTGGGTGGAGCGGGTTTTGACGTTGTTGTGATTGACGAGATCCAAATGCTGGGTGATGGACAGAGAGGAGGCGCTTGGACAAAGGCTGTTTTGGGTGTGGCAGCGAAGGACATCCATCTATGTGGCGACGAAACAACAGTCGATTTACTGCGAGGCATGATAGCTTCTTTGGGGGATGATCTCACGGTACACAAGTACAATCGTCTCACTCCTTTATCTGTCGCCAACGAATCTCTCAAAAATGATTACACCAAAGTTGAAGACGGTGATTGTATCGTTACGTTTTCAAGATCCAACATCTTTGAAGTCAAAAAGCAGGTGGAGAGTCAAGCGGGGAAAAAATGCGCGGTCGTATATGGAGCTCTACCACCAGAGACCAGAGCGGAACAAGCAAGAGATTTCAATGACGAGGATGGCGCAAGTAAGATCCTCGTAGCCAGTGATGCTGTAGGGATGGGTCTCAACTT GAAGATCCGCAGAGTTATTTTCGAATCACTTTCCAAATTCAACGGCAAATCAGAAGTGCCTCTTTCTCTTATGCAGATCAAGCAAATCGCAGGTCGTGCAGGTCGTTTCAAGACTGGCAACGATTTAACCAAAATCTCAGACATCGCCACACCCGACGAAGCCCCCGCTGCTGGGGGTGTCGCAACTACCCTCGCCAAAGATGATCTACCTATCCTTAAAGAACTAATGACCTGGTCCCTCCCTTCCATCTCGCGCGCGAAGCTCGAAATACCCACCAGCGGCCTTGTGCAGCTTTCTACCCTTCTCCCTGCTTCCACTACCTACGCTGAACTTCTATCCCACTTTTCGGCTCTTGCCAAGCCCCCTTCATTAACTGTCATCGCTGCCCATGACCACAAGCTCCCCTTAGCGGAACTAGTAGAGCCTTTCCGGGACCGATTGAGCTTGGGCGAGATGGACCTTTTCTGCTTTGCTCCAGTGAACACAAGGGATGAGAGGGCAAAGGAAATTTTTATCAACCTTATCGAGGATTACGCTGAAGAAGGTTGTGTACTTGTAGACAACATCTTTGAAGGGCTGCAGACCAACATGCTTGATATTCTCAATCAAGTCCACGAGATCCTCTCTACCCTCCCTCCTATGCCACTCCCAGGCCAAATAGGTAGTAAAAAAGCATCCATCCCACCATTTATCATCAACTCCCTTCCAGTTCTTGAGACATTACACAAAACCCTCGTCCTCTACATCTGGCTCAGTTTTAGACTCGAGGTCGCTTTCCCCGACCGACCGAAAGCGGTAGAGTACAAAGTCAAGTGCGAGGAGGTGCTGGAAGACTGTCTGGAAAGGATGCCTGGACTGAAGCCTAGCAAAAAGAGCAAGGGTCCAATTTCAAAGAAAATCTTGAAggagttggaagaggaaaggcagaggaggaagcaggaagaagatgagaaaaAGAGTATCGAGTGGAGAAGTGGGAGTGAAGTAAAGAAGGAGCAGAGTAAGAAGATGTGGAAGAATCTAGCATTTACTggggagggggaagaggtgggACAGAGATTGGACAAGCGGTTGGATGTAGGTAATGGGAAAGAGCAGTAG